The region TTATCCACCATTATTTTCCTTCTCTGGTCGCAGTTGGTCGCATTCCACAATTTTTTTGATCGCAGATTTTTGAATGCGTGAAAGCTTTTGCTATCAACGTATTCGTGTTTCCTCTGAAAACTTTTTCTTTTGATGATCAGATTCAAGTTTGAAATTTTTTGCGAAGGAAATATCGTAGCAGGCAGTTGGCTTTTTGGTGGAGACTGAAGATTGAGCCCTTCAGCCTCCGAGAACACCGGAGCCTGGCAATATCGACAAAGCAGACCCCGTTGCTCCACTTCGGAGCTTAGTACGGCTTTGCCTGCTTTTCAACACCTGCCGGTCTCCCTCAAGGATTGAGGGAATTCATGTCAAATTTGCAGCAGCTTTTTCCTTCGGATCATCCCGTATTTTCTGGCGGACGTTATCTGAGGGCGTTCGATCATCTCCATGACATCGGTCACTATGAACACAGTATCCTGACCTACATCGGATCGCTTCTTCCTTTTGACAAAGGC is a window of Oligoflexus sp. DNA encoding:
- a CDS encoding helix-turn-helix domain-containing protein, producing the protein MSNLQQLFPSDHPVFSGGRYLRAFDHLHDIGHYEHSILTYIGSLLPFDKGFLDHPAFPSIATISRSTKISESTVRKKLRSLEKKGYVIVKAVRF